The Anoxybacillus amylolyticus DNA segment TTTACTTGTCATTAGACAGACGGATGCAGCGATTATTGCTGACTTAATGCTAGGGGGAGATGGAAAAAACCCAGCGGATTTGATGGGAGAAATTCAATTGAGCGCTGTCCAAGAGGCGATGAACCAAATGATGGGCTCTGCAGCCACGTCAATGTCTACGATTTTTGGTAAAAAAGTGGATATTTCCCCTCCGACACTTCATTTGTTAGATGTCAAAGAGGGAGAAGGAATTGAGTATTTACCGCCAGAAGATATTTTAATTAAAATTTCGTTCCGTCTAAAAATTGGGAACTTAATTGATTCAAACATTATGCAGCTATTGCCGGTTGATTTCGCAAAAGAGTTAGTACAAAATTTATTGCAACCGTCTAGTACGAATGGCCCTACATCCGATAGAATGGAAATGAGCAATGGTGGAGGAAATTCAACTCCTTCTGCAATTTCTCAGACGTCGGATCAAACATATGCACAGTCGGCTCCACACGTGTCACAAGAGCCGCATCCAGCTTATGCTTATACACAGCAACCACCACATACCCCGAATCACTTTGGTGCCTATGTTGGGATGGAGAAGCAACATGTACAACCGGTTGATTTTGCTCATTTTGATCCTGTTCCTAGCGTGGAAGGAGAAACACGCAACTTAAATATGCTGCTCGATATTCCGTTGCAAGTAACGGTAGAGCTAGGAAGAACGAAACGATCGGTGCAGGATATTTTAAGCCTTTCGTCTGGTTCTATTATAGAGCTCGATAAGCTCGCTGGAGAGCCAGTCGATATACTTGTCAACAACAAACTAATCGCAAAAGGAGAAGTTGTTGTTATCGACGAAAATTTTGGGGTACGTGTAACAGATATTATTAGCCAAAGCGATCGTCTGAAAAAATTAAAATAGCGT contains these protein-coding regions:
- the fliY gene encoding flagellar motor switch phosphatase FliY yields the protein MMSDDMLSQDEIDALLRGTTSFDDTPTATPSVDEVLSTMEQDALGEIGNISFGSSATALSMLLNQKVEITTPSVSVIRREDVPHEFPHPYVAIQVNYTDGFLGTNLLVIRQTDAAIIADLMLGGDGKNPADLMGEIQLSAVQEAMNQMMGSAATSMSTIFGKKVDISPPTLHLLDVKEGEGIEYLPPEDILIKISFRLKIGNLIDSNIMQLLPVDFAKELVQNLLQPSSTNGPTSDRMEMSNGGGNSTPSAISQTSDQTYAQSAPHVSQEPHPAYAYTQQPPHTPNHFGAYVGMEKQHVQPVDFAHFDPVPSVEGETRNLNMLLDIPLQVTVELGRTKRSVQDILSLSSGSIIELDKLAGEPVDILVNNKLIAKGEVVVIDENFGVRVTDIISQSDRLKKLK